In the Brevundimonas sp. LM2 genome, GACTGCTCGTTGTTCTCGGGATAGCGGACCTCCGGCGCATTGTCGTATTCCACGAAGACCACGGCCGAGCGGCTCTGGACGGCCAGTTCGCGGATCAGGTGATCGTGGGTGTTGCGATTGCCCATGACCCAGCCGCCGCCATGATAATAGAGAACGGCCGGCGCCAGGCCTTGCAGGTCGACAGGGCGCACGATGCGGACCCGCACCGAGCCCGTGGGGCCGATGTTCCAGACCAGATCCTCGGTGGTGGTCGGGGCCGAAGCGGGGACGGTTTCCGACTGCACTGAGGCCAGCACGCCGCGCGCTTGGGCGTAGGGAAGGGTGTAGAGCGGCGTGCCGCTGGCTGCGGCTTCCGCGAACGCTTTTGCCGCCGGTTCCAGCACCGGGTCGGCGTGGGCCACGGTTCCGGCGAGCACTGCGGCCGCAGCCAGTCCGGAGAGAAGGGTCGTCTTGGTCATCGTCTTGCTTCCTATGCTTCATGCACGATCATATCGTGTGCGATAGAAATGCTGGGCCGCTACCCCGTTGTCAAGCGGTTGCGATTAGATCGCGCACGATTTATATGTCCGTCATGGAAAAAGTGTCGAAAACCAAATCTGTCTCGGCCGATCCGATGGACGGCCTTCTGTGCTTTTCGGTGTATGCGGCGGGCCTGGCCTTCAACCGCGTCTACAAGCCGCTGCTCGATCGGTTCGGCATCACCTATTCACAGTATCTTGTGCTCGTGGCGCTGTCGGCCGAGGACAGCCAGACGGTCGGGATCCTCGGTCAGAAGCTCTATCTGGAGTCCAATACAGTCACCCCACTGGTGAAACGGCTGGAGGCCGCTGGGCTGGTCACGCGCACGCGCGATTCCCTCGACGAAAGGGTGGTGCGGGTGTCGCTATCGTTGAAAGGACGCAAGGTGGCTGAGGAAGCGCAGCGCTGTGTTCCCGGCGAGATCCAGAACGCCACGGGGCTGAACGACGTCGAGCTGTTGTCGCTCACGCAGCAGTTAACGCGACTAGCGACCACGCTGCGCGACACGACGAGAGGGTCGGATTGATCCAGGCTCGCCGGACGGCGCGGCCGTGACTGCACCGCGGATCGGTATGACCGTCGGCTGCGGCTAGCCCTCAAGTGGGGCGACGTCGCCCTTCGCCTCCCGGAGGCGGCCGGCGTCGGTCGCAGGTGGCCGGCCGAAGATCCGGGAATAGTCTCGACTGAAGTGGGACGGGCTCTCGTATCCGACCATGAAGCCGGCGCTGGCGGCGTCCAGGGCGTCGGTCACCATCAGACGACGCGCCTCCTGCAAACGCAGCTGGGTGCGATATTCGATCGGGCTCATCGCCGTGACCGCCCTAAAATGCAGGTGGAAGGTCGAGCGGCTCATCCCTGCGATCTCCGCGGCCTCCTCGATCCGGCACGGTTCACGGAAGTGGGCGCGAATCCAGAGGATGGCCCGAGCGACCTGGCTGAGACGGCTGTCGGCCGTCGCCATCTGGCGGATGACGTCGCCGCCCGGCCCGGACAACAGGCGGTACAGGATTTCTCGCAAGGTCAGCGGCCCTAAAGCTTCGAGATCGCTCGGCGCATCGAGAAGCCCGATCAGCCGGGACGCTGCGTCGATCAGGTGGGGCGTGGTCTCGTTCAGGGTCAAGCCGGCGGGTGCGTCGAGGCCTGGCCGGGTGGCCCGGTGACGCAGGATCATCTCTCCAAGCTCCCTTATGTCCAGGTCGATCTGCAGCGAGAGGTAGGGCCTGGCCGCACTCGCTTCGATCACCGAGCCCATCACCGGCAGGCCGACCGAGGCGATCAGGAACTGGGCTGGATCGTAGACATAGGCGACCGGCCCCAGCATGGCGCGCTTGCGGCCCTGGGCCACGATGCAGACGGTCGGTTCATAGATGACCGGCATCGGTAGGGTCGGAGTGGCTGACCGGATGAGCTTCACACCGGTCAGCGGCGTCTCGAACGTCCCGTCCGAGGGCGCGTGCCGCGCGATCTGGCCGGCGAGGATCTCCAGAGTGTCCATGTCGATCTCATCCCACAGCGGTTTGGCTACAAAAAGTCGAACGGAAGCACTGGCGGACAATCCGGCAAGCATAGTGGACGGTCCGGCTACCCCGACGCGCGCTCGATGCGGGACAAGAGGTGAAGTCGCAGCCTGTGCAGAGCGACCGACATTTTATCTGTGGAGACCTCCAATGATCTATCCGACCGCGCTTGATGACTACCGTCTGCTCGGACGATCCGGCTTGCGTGTTTCGCCCCTTTCGCTCGGCACCATGACTTTCGGGGAGGACTGGGGCTGGGGCGCCGAAGAGGGCGAGGCCCGGCGGATCTTCGACACCTACGTCGACCACGGCGGCAACTTCATCGACACCGCCGTGAACTACATGAACGGCTCGTCCGAGCGCATCCTGGGCGGCTTCATCAAGGACCGCCGGGACCGGATCGTGCTCGGCACCAAGTTCACGATGGCGAGAGACCCCGAGAACATCAACTCCGGCGGCAACCATCGCTTCAACATGGTGCGGTCGGTCGAGGCGAGCCTGCGTCAGCTCGATACGGACCGGATCGACCTGCTGTACGTCCACGCCTGGGACTTCACGACCTCTCCCGAAGAGGTCATGCGGGCCCTGGACGACCTGGTCAACTCCGGCAAGGTTCTGTACCTGGGCATCTGCAACACCCCGGCCTGGCGCGTGGCTCAGATGCAGACCCTGGCCGACCTGCGCGGCTGGTCACCCTTCGTCGCCCTGCAGATCGAGTACAATCTGCTGGAGCGCACGGTCGAGCACGAGCTGATGCCGATGGCTCAGGCTTTCGGGCTGGGCGTCCTGCCCTGGTCGCCTCTGGGCGGCGGCATCCTGAGCGGCAAGTATCGCCGTGAAGACCTGTCGGACGAAAACAGCGCCGACGTGGCCCGGACCCGCAAGGGCGTGATCGCGTCCAGCGGACATCTGAACGCGCGCGCGTTGAACATCGCGGACGTCGTCAAGACGGTCGCCGCCGAGATCGGCGCATCGCCGTCACAGGTCGCCCTGGCCTGGACCCTGCGCCACCCGGCGGTCGTCTCGCCGGTCATGGGCGCACGCACGCTGGAACAGGCGCAGGACAATCTGGGGGCCCTGCAGCTGACGCTGTCGGACGATCAGCTGGAACTTCTGAACAAGGCCAGCGCCCCGACGCCGATCTTCCCGGCTCGCTTCACCGCGCGACCGATGGTGCAGCAACTGATCCGCGGCGTCTCGACCCTGCTGGATCGTCAATGAGGGGCTCAGCAATGAGGGCGACCTTCGCCGCCGCGTCCGCGCTGGCCGTTGTCGCCCTGGTCGCGGGCGCAACCAGCCCGAAGACGATGATCCCGGCCACTCAAAGGGCCGAAGCCAAGCAACAGGAAGCCAAAGGACCACTGATGACACAGCACCCCTACGTCGGAATGTGGGTCACCGCCGACGGGCACATCCGTCAGGAACTGCTGCTAAACGGCCGCTACGACGAAGCACGCGGCTCGCGCCAGAGCGCCTATCAAGGACGCTACGCGGTTCGGGGAACCCACATCGACTACTGGGACGACACCGGCTTCACCGCAGACGGCACCTTCGTGAATGAGGACGAACTCCACCACGGCGGGATGATCTTCTACCGCGAGAGAGACTGATCCCTATCAGTTCGGGTGCGAGGCGACCGCTTTCGGACGATCGGGCAAACAGCCTGTCCGAATGGGCATTCGCATTTCCGGGACTTCCGCCACCCTGTGGACGATGTCTCGCGAGCCTCGCGAGCACGAGGTGACAGACGCGATCATGGCCCACTGGACGACAGCAAAAATTCCTGACCAGAGCGGTCGCACGGTCGTGGTGACCGGGACCGGCGGGCTCGGCTTCGAGGATGCGCTGGCCTTGGCGAAGGCCAATGCGACGGTCGTCATCGCCGGGCGCAACCCCGCCAAGGGGGCAGAAGCCATCGACCGTGTCCGCGCCGCGGCACCATCCGCAGCCGTTCACTTCCAAGAGCTGGATCTGGCCAGTCTGGCCTCGATCGCGCGGTTCGGCGATCGCCTCAAACAGTCCTTCGCCAGCCTTGATGGGCTGATTAACAACGCCGGAATCATGGTGCCGCCGCGTCGCGTGGAGACGGAGGACGGCTTCGAGAGCCAGCTGGGCGTAAACTACCTAGGCCACTTCGCCCTGACTGCCCATCTGATGCCGCTTCTGTTGAAGGGCCGGGACTCGCGGGTCATCACCCTGTCAAGCGTCGCGGCAAGGCAAGGTACCATCGACTTCGAGGACTTGAACGCGGAACGGCGCTACCGACCGATGCCGGTCTATGCCCAGTCCAAGTTGGCGTGCTTAGTCTTCGCTCTGGAACTCCAGCGGCGGTGCGAGGCGGCGGGATGGCCGGTGATCAGTCTCGCCGCCCACCCCGGCATTTCGCGCACCGAGCTTCTCAACAACGCTCCGGGCCGCGACAGCCTCCAGTCCTGGGCCCGCAACAATCTGCCCTTCCTTTTCCAGCCCGCCGACCGAGGGGCCCTGCCGACCCTCTTCGCCGCGACCGCCCCGAGCGCTCGTGGAGGAGGGTACTATGGCCCGCACGGCATGGGCGAGGTGCGGGGCTGGCCGGCGCCGGCCCGGGTCCCGCCCGCGGCCGAGGACCGGGCGGTGGCGCGGCGTCTCTGGGAGGTTTCCGAGCAGCTGACGGGCGTCACGATTGGCTAGGCGGTGAGCAGACTCTCCGACAAACGCCGCGCCTTCCTGCCTCGGCTGGACGAGGCGGCCTTCGCGCTTTCTGGACGAGGACGACGGCCGTCCGGTCCTGATCTTCAACCTGATGCGCTTCGACGCCAACACGGGACCGAGCCGCCTGGAGGACGCCCTTTTCCGCATGCGGACTGAGCTGACCCGCTTCGGTGCCGAGGTCGTCTATGTCGGCGAGACCTCTTCCGCCCTCTGGGAAGAGGGCGGCGGCCCATGGGATGCCGTGGCGATCGTCCGTTATCCCGGACGGAGCGCTTTCGCGGACATGGTCGAAAGCGCCGAATACTATGAGACGATCAACAGCCTGCGAGACGCTTCCCTGCTGGAGGTGGTGCTGCGACATGTCCCTACGCTGAACTAAGTTCAGCTCTCAGGACGTGGGCCGGTTCTCGATACGAAGCGCAGCGAGGCGAGCCACAGTTCGTGCGCCAGATAGACCAGAAGGTCTCCCCTCGCCCGGGTCTCACGTGCGAGATCGCCGACGCCCACTTCTTCGGTCGTGACCGTGCAGCCCGAGCCCGCAGGCGTCAGCAACCAGCTTTGGGCATAGGCCGGGGTCGGTCCGGGCGGCGTGACCGTGTAGCCGAAGCGGCGGCCAGGCTCGGCCACGAAGACTTCAGCGACGATCGGGATATCGAAGATGTTCCAGGCGAAACGCGACCCCACGCCCACCGGTGCCGCCGGGTCGTCGAAGCGCACGTCTCGGGCGAAGATTAGCCAAGACGGCCAGTCCTGCGGCGCCGATAGCCAGCTGTAGATGGTCTCGCAGCTCTGCTCCATCGTCAGCTGGTTGTGATTGAACAGATCCGCCGTGGACGGATTGAGCCCGGCCGGCCAGGCCATGTCGGGGTTGCGCCGGGGGAGGTCCTGTTCCGTGGTCTGCGCCGCTGATGGCGTGGCGGCAAGAAACCCAGCGAGAGCCAGGACGGCGATCAGTGTCTTGCGCATGGCGCGAGCCTCGTTGCGAAGGGGCGGCAGGGTGTAGAAGCGAGCCTCCGCCACCGGGCGGCTGCTGAGACTGAAGCTAGACGGACCCACGGCTCTCCACTATTCCGCTTGCCTCCAAGGCCTTATGAGCCCAGATCAACAGAGCGCGCTCGGCGCATCGGACGCCGCCCATCCTGACGGCTACTTTGCCGAAGCGGAAAGGGCCTCGATTCGCCGGGCGTCAGCGTCGTTCGTTGGGGTGTAGACCAGCAGCGTCAGGTCCGGCCGCCCATCCACGGCGAAGGCCGAATGTTCCACGGTGATGTCGCCCAGAACCGGGTGACGCAAACGTTTGACCCCAGTCCCGAAGTCCCGCACCTCGATGTCGTCCCAGAGGGCTGCGAATTCCAGGCTTCGGTTCATAAGATCCTGGATGAAGGGTTCGAGGACTGGTCCGGCACCGGCGCGCGCCACGTCCGCGCGGAAAGCCCCCACCACGAAGCGGGTGACCTCCTCCCAGTCCGTATTGCGCTCCCGTGCCTCTGGATCGAGAAACAGCCGATAGAGCACATTTCGCTCGTTGGCCGGCAAGACGGCGTAATCCGTCAACATCACAGTTGCGGCCGTGTTCCAAGCGACCACGTCCCAGTTCACCGTACGCAGGATCGCCGGACAGCCGACGAGGGAATTCAGCACGCGCTGCAGCCGGTCTGAAACGCCTTCGGCTGGTCGATAGCGGACGTCTGGAGCTCGCCCGAGCCCGATGAGATAGAGGTGCTCGCGCTCGACGTCGGTCAACATCAGCGCCCGCGAGATCCGGTCAAGGACGTCGGCGGACGGCGCACCGCCGCGCCCCTGCTCGAGCCAGCAG is a window encoding:
- a CDS encoding MarR family winged helix-turn-helix transcriptional regulator; protein product: MSVMEKVSKTKSVSADPMDGLLCFSVYAAGLAFNRVYKPLLDRFGITYSQYLVLVALSAEDSQTVGILGQKLYLESNTVTPLVKRLEAAGLVTRTRDSLDERVVRVSLSLKGRKVAEEAQRCVPGEIQNATGLNDVELLSLTQQLTRLATTLRDTTRGSD
- a CDS encoding AraC family transcriptional regulator, giving the protein MDTLEILAGQIARHAPSDGTFETPLTGVKLIRSATPTLPMPVIYEPTVCIVAQGRKRAMLGPVAYVYDPAQFLIASVGLPVMGSVIEASAARPYLSLQIDLDIRELGEMILRHRATRPGLDAPAGLTLNETTPHLIDAASRLIGLLDAPSDLEALGPLTLREILYRLLSGPGGDVIRQMATADSRLSQVARAILWIRAHFREPCRIEEAAEIAGMSRSTFHLHFRAVTAMSPIEYRTQLRLQEARRLMVTDALDAASAGFMVGYESPSHFSRDYSRIFGRPPATDAGRLREAKGDVAPLEG
- a CDS encoding aldo/keto reductase; protein product: MIYPTALDDYRLLGRSGLRVSPLSLGTMTFGEDWGWGAEEGEARRIFDTYVDHGGNFIDTAVNYMNGSSERILGGFIKDRRDRIVLGTKFTMARDPENINSGGNHRFNMVRSVEASLRQLDTDRIDLLYVHAWDFTTSPEEVMRALDDLVNSGKVLYLGICNTPAWRVAQMQTLADLRGWSPFVALQIEYNLLERTVEHELMPMAQAFGLGVLPWSPLGGGILSGKYRREDLSDENSADVARTRKGVIASSGHLNARALNIADVVKTVAAEIGASPSQVALAWTLRHPAVVSPVMGARTLEQAQDNLGALQLTLSDDQLELLNKASAPTPIFPARFTARPMVQQLIRGVSTLLDRQ
- a CDS encoding Atu4866 domain-containing protein → MRATFAAASALAVVALVAGATSPKTMIPATQRAEAKQQEAKGPLMTQHPYVGMWVTADGHIRQELLLNGRYDEARGSRQSAYQGRYAVRGTHIDYWDDTGFTADGTFVNEDELHHGGMIFYRERD
- a CDS encoding oxidoreductase encodes the protein MTDAIMAHWTTAKIPDQSGRTVVVTGTGGLGFEDALALAKANATVVIAGRNPAKGAEAIDRVRAAAPSAAVHFQELDLASLASIARFGDRLKQSFASLDGLINNAGIMVPPRRVETEDGFESQLGVNYLGHFALTAHLMPLLLKGRDSRVITLSSVAARQGTIDFEDLNAERRYRPMPVYAQSKLACLVFALELQRRCEAAGWPVISLAAHPGISRTELLNNAPGRDSLQSWARNNLPFLFQPADRGALPTLFAATAPSARGGGYYGPHGMGEVRGWPAPARVPPAAEDRAVARRLWEVSEQLTGVTIG
- a CDS encoding SRPBCC family protein; the encoded protein is MRKTLIAVLALAGFLAATPSAAQTTEQDLPRRNPDMAWPAGLNPSTADLFNHNQLTMEQSCETIYSWLSAPQDWPSWLIFARDVRFDDPAAPVGVGSRFAWNIFDIPIVAEVFVAEPGRRFGYTVTPPGPTPAYAQSWLLTPAGSGCTVTTEEVGVGDLARETRARGDLLVYLAHELWLASLRFVSRTGPRPES
- a CDS encoding helix-turn-helix transcriptional regulator yields the protein MTASALGVYLRERRARMDPLAFGFATGRRRTPGLRREEVAQRANISATWYCWLEQGRGGAPSADVLDRISRALMLTDVEREHLYLIGLGRAPDVRYRPAEGVSDRLQRVLNSLVGCPAILRTVNWDVVAWNTAATVMLTDYAVLPANERNVLYRLFLDPEARERNTDWEEVTRFVVGAFRADVARAGAGPVLEPFIQDLMNRSLEFAALWDDIEVRDFGTGVKRLRHPVLGDITVEHSAFAVDGRPDLTLLVYTPTNDADARRIEALSASAK